Part of the Pseudobdellovibrionaceae bacterium genome, GAGTCGTCGGGCTAGTAGTTCAGCACCAACAGCTCCGCCACATCTCGATCTTGCGAGTTAAGATTGATCTCGCGGCGGGCCCTAACCGGCTCTAGGCGGTATTGCTTGTAAATGGCACGAATAAACGGCGTATCGCTATTGCTAAGAGCCCACTTCACTCCGCGTTCCGTAAGCTCATTGCAAAGAGCAGCCAGGCGAACCTGATCTTTCTCGCGGAACTGGCCGGCCGTATAGCGATTGAAGTCGGCATAACCGCCCAGCTTGTAATAAGGCGGATCGAAATAAATGAAATCGCCCTCTTCACAGCCGATAACGGCACCCTCAAAATCCCCCCGCAGGATCGTCGTTCCCGCCAATGCCTTAGAAACCGCGCGGAAGTTATCAGGGTCGAAATACCTGCGATCATATGCGCCATAAGGAACATTGAACTGGCCCTTCTGATTCACACGAAAGAGGCCACGGAAGCAGGTCTTGTTCAGATAAACGAAGTGGGCTGCCCTCGTAACTAGATCCAACGTCTTCGGGGAGATCGCTCGAATCCGCAGGAAATCTTCCTTGGTATTGGGAAGCCGCTCTAGTTTCGTAGCGACAGCCTTCCAATCGTCGCGAATGGCCTCGTAGGTGTCGATCAGCCACTCGTTCTGATCTGAGATCACAGCCACGGGATGCCGCAAGGAAAAGAAAACTGCCCCGCCGCCGATGAAGGGCTCTAAATAACGCTTATACGTCTTCGGGAAATGCGGAAGAAGTTGCGAGACGAGAGCCTGCTTCCCTCCAGCCCATTTAATGAAAGGCTCGGCCCGGAACTCGGGTTCAACGGAAGATCGGAGGCCAAAATCTAGCTGCTTCGTTTCGATACTCATAGGCTGTGGACTTAAAAGTAGCAACCCTGCATATTCGCTGTCAATGGCTGAAACCAAACATCCGGAATGCGTTCAATTCGGACAGCGTCTCCGGATTCTCCGCAAACAGAAGGGGTATTCCCAAGAAGGCTTCGCTCTTCACGCTGAAGTGCACAGAACATACCTGGGCGGACTGGAGCGTGGCGAGCGGAATCCAACCCTGACAGTTTTAGTCAAAATTGCGCGGGCTCTCGGAGTTCCAACATCGAGATTACTACAAGGCGTGGGAGGCGGAGATGACGCATAGGGTCTTCGTCATGGACAACCGCGAGCTCGAACGCCTCGAAGATCAGAGCGTGCACCTGACCGTCACCAGCCCGCCCTACGTGACGACAAAGTTCGAGCGCGATCAGGAGTTCGATTACGACGGCTTCATTAAACACTTCTCGAAAGTTTGCGAGCAGATTTTTCGTGTAACAGTGCCTGGCGGACGCTTTGCCTTGAATGTCGCCGACATCATCACGAAGTATCGCTACACCGACGACGACACAATCACCAGGCTACCCTTTGGCAGCGACACACTCCAGGTGGCGCAGCAAGCGGGCTTCAGGCTTTTGGAACGATTTATCTGGGACAAGGGCTTCACCCGAAATTTCGGCGGCCCGCTTCTCGGCAGCTATCCGTACCCGCTCACGATCTTCAATCAAAACTACTTCGAGTACATTTGGGTTCTGCAGAAGCCCGGCAAGCGCCGCGTGAAGCAGGAGGTCCGGGAAAAGAGCAAATTTGCGCTGGAGGAGTGGAGATCCTGGACTCAGCAATGGTGGCGTGTCGAAAGCATCTCTGAGAAGTTCAAACACCATCCGGCCATTTTCCCGGTCGAAATTCCTTACCGAATCATCAGAATGTATTCCTACGAGGGTGACACCATTCTTGATCCGTATATGGGCACGGGGGCCTCGATGATCGCGGCCAATCGCTGCAATCGAAGGTTCGTTGGCTTCGAGATCGACCCGCAATGCCCGATCCTGATCGAAAAACGGCTGGATTTTGATCTTCAACCCCTCCTTGAAACCCGGCCGCAGTATGAGGTCATCCAATGAAAGACGCTTTCTCGCTCGATCCCTGGCGAAAACTTGGCTGGAGAGATCCCTTCTGGGAGCTCCTACGCTTTTATTGCTCGCTGCGTGGAAATGAGCAGAAGGCATTCTTAAAGGAGCTTTCTGGATCCAAGTCGCCGGATTCAAGATGGTGGGATCTGCTCGGACTAACCGATGATGCGGCAAAGCTCATCGTGAGCTATTGCGAGCAGCGGGAAAAACTTATTGAAAAGGCGCTCGAATCGCTTCGGACGGAAGAAGAGGCCATCTCGTTCTGCAAGAAAAACAAGATTGAATGGGCTGTTACCAAGACAAAGAGCAAAGACCACCATCAATCTACAAAGACGCTGATCGCGACCGTTTCCGCGATTGCGGAACGCGTTTGCAAGAGCCTAGGCGAAACGCTCGAACCGAATCCTCAAAAGCGATGCGTTTGGTGCATTGACAATCATCTTCACGTTACGGCCAGGAACCTCGACGGCGCGGTGCCCTCGCTGCAAGATCCGTACATTGTGTGGGAGATCAAAGAGTATTGGGGCAAAACCAGCGGCGGCAGCAAGATGAGCGACGCCGTTTACGAGTGTCACCTCGTTGGCCGCGAGATCCGCGAGTACCAGGAAAAATCGAAGCACAAAATCGCGCACGTCGTCTTTCTCGATGGAAAGGACCAGTGGCACAGTAGGAAGTCGGATCTGGCCCGATTCATCGACCTGCATAACCAGGGACTGATCGACCATCTATTCATCGGGCGAACGATCGAAACGGAGTGGGAACCCATCCTTACCAAGCTGGTTCGGGCAAGACGGGATGTCTAATGAGGATTCCAGGCGGACTTTTCGCGACCCGAGCTAAGCATCTACGGCAAGAAGTCCTCACCGATCTATTAGACGCCTTCTATCGCGACGGCGCTTTTCCAGGGAAAGTACATTTTCTCATTGCACACGAAGCGCAGACGGACCTCATTGAAAAATTGGTGGAACAGCAGTTGATTTATGACGTCAATGATCAACTGGAGCTGTCTATCTTCGGGTTATTTATTCTTGAAACGGAAAAGAGTCGCGCCATCGTCCAAAGGTGCGAATCAGCTCTGGATGCGCTGAAGGAGAGGTTCAGAAGAAATCCATCTCAAGAGATAACCGTCGTTGCCTTATCCGAAGAACTCGGCATCGAAGCCAAGTCTCTGTCTTGTGACTTGTACTACCTGACCCAGCTCTCCATTTGGCAGACGATGGGCGGAAAGCCGATTTCATCCCTCAATTTGAAATTCGACATTCTGAGGCAGAAGTCATTCTCTGAGGGGTTTAAAGAAATCCATAAGTTGAGGTTCGGCGGGAAATTCAAATTTCTCAAAAGAAAGTTTTCTCCAAGCCTTAATCACTCTCCCTGGGACTCGAATAGAAAGTCAGTGTGGGTGCGCGGAAAGGAATTTTTCGGATTCTGGCATACGCTTTTTGTACTGCTTCTGGCCGTCGGTAGCTTCTTTGGAATCAAAAGCTGCAACTCCAAGGATGAAGTCCATCTGCCATCGCCAACGGTCGGCGGTTTGTCCGCACCCAACGGGAATCCTAATTCGCCAAAATAGCTAATGGCGTGTGGGCATTAGCTATTTTGGCGAATTAACTCCGCTTGAGATAAACAACTTCACTTGCTAAAAAGCTCGCATGACCGAGGGGATTCGCCGTCAAGGCTTCAAAAACAACCAACACCAGATTGACTGCTGGAATAGCTATTTAAGCCTGTTCGATACGCTCAGGCGCGAATCGCTCATTTCCTGGGAATCCTACTGGCGTCGCGCGGAAGCCATGCAGGAATCCGTCTGGGGCGAAACCAGCAGCGGTCTAAGCCATGCCGAAAAACGCCTCGTCCACGAGGCTATCGCCAAGCTGACGACGCGGGAACAGCAAGTAATCCACCTGATTTTCTGGCAAGACCTTTCACTTTCGCAGGTAGCGGAGCGGCTGCAAGTCACGAAGTCCACCACGCAGACGCTGAAACGCCGGGCGATCCAGAAGCTACGGAAGCTCTTGTCATACGATCCCCGTATAGTGAGAGACTTGAAATCTTCCGAAATCCCAATCGAAGTACCGAAACACCTCGACACCATAGCGAGCTGATTTTTTCGACTTGAGCGATCTCCCCGAAAAATAGGAGGCGCTATCATGCCCAAACACGAACGGCCCACGGAACTGCTCAACTTCGTCGCGAAGACTGGCTTTATCACCCGCGATCTCTGGCTTGAGTTTTTCTTTAAAGGTGGCAGCGAACGCTGGGCTTACCAGTCCTGGCGAAATCTGCACGACGCCGGCTACCTAACCCCGCATCCCACCGGATGCCTGAAGGATGTATCCATCTTGGACCTGAAACGATGTCCACGAGGGGAATGGTTTTACGGCAAGCCCGTAAAGCCGACCTTCATCGACTTTATCGAACACGATCTCCATCTCTACAGGGGCATTCTCCATCTCGAACGCTGCGGCCTGGTCCGTTTTTGGGAAACCGAAGGCAAGATCAAGTCGCGGCTCGGGCAGGAGTTCGGTTACAACCCGCACGAGTATAAGAACGCGAAGTATCCAGATGTACTTGTCGACTTACCGAACGCAGATCGCCCTTGGGCCGTCGAAATGGAGCTCTCGCGGAAGTCTACGGAACGATACTGTCGCGCGATGAACGCCTACGCGAGCATGAAGGACGTCGGCGGCGTGGTTTTTGTCCACAAGAAGGATGTCATCAAGAACGCAATCCTGCGCGCGATCAAGACGACTTATTTTCCGTTAGACGAAACTCCAGTGGCCTTTATCTCGCTCGAAAATTGGCAGACAACGCCGAGCCAAAGTTTCCGGAACGTGGTCGGGCCACTGTGCAGACATCCTGCAAACGCTGCATGATGTGCGCTTCGGCGCGCCGGTTCGTCATCTGATTCTTACAAACCGAAATCACTGCTGAATTCGATTCCACCCGCCCATTCAACGGTTCCTCTTTTGCTCCTGACCTCCCTCCCCCGACGAAGCGGTGAAGGGAGGTCAGGAGCGAGTAACCTATCCATCTGGGCGGGTGGAAGTTTTGCGGTTTTAACTGAGCATGATCCATACGGACGAACCTTGAGCAATCAGGGGTAAGGAAGTAACATGGTCAGCAACATTTACGAGCTGAAAAGCTCGGCGATCTTTGACAATCGAAGAGAACGCGAGTGGCTAACGACGAAGGAAGCAGCTCACTTTCTCGCGGTCAGCCCGAACGCGCTCCGAATCATGGTGCATCGAAACCAGATCGAAGCGTACAAGATCGGACGCCGACTGCGATTCAAGCTGAAGGACTGCCAGGCCCTCTTTCAAAAGAAAGGGGCCTAAAATGGCGATCAGAACCTATATCGAGAACGAGAAAAAGCTGTACGAAGTCTATGTGAACGGGCGCAATTCCCGCGGAGCAAGAGTCCAACGGAAACGCAATGGGATCGAAACCCTCCGCAAAGCCGAGCAGGTCGAATTTGAGCTCAAGCGCGAGCTGGCGGTGCTGCGAGAGGAAAAGGTGCCGCTCCGATTCGGTGAGTGGTTCGACGAGTGTATGCGGCAGATGAAGATCGACAAGCGACCTTCCACCGTGGACAACTACCAGAGCCAGATCCGCAAATGGGTGCTCCCGCATTGGCGGGATACCGAGATGCGGGCGATCACCAGGGCCGACGTGCATGAGATGATTTTTGAGAAGTGCGCGGCGATCCGAACGCCCAACAACCGCAAAACCGTCTTGAAGCTCGTAAAGAGGCTTTTCGAGATGGCCGTGGACGAAGGCGTGATCGACCGGACTCCCTGCGCGGGAATCCAGGTGAAGGCTTCGGAGGTGGAGCAGAAGGTGCTCACCACCTCCGAAGCCGAGAAGTTCCTGCGGGAAGCAGCTCTTGCCGATCATCGTTTCTATCCCATGTGGGCCTTGGCCCTCATGACGGGGATGCGATCGGGCGAGATGTTCGCGCTCCGCTGGAGCGACGTGGACCTGGATAGCCGGATCATTCATGTGACGCGGCAATGGACTTCCAAGAATGGGTATGGACCGACGAAAACGCAGAAATCGAGGATCGTCCCGATCTCCGACGACCTTTTGAGCTTCCTGAAAGGATTAAAGCTCAAAAGGGGCGCGGAGGAATCTGTTCTACCGAGGTTCCCGGAATGGGAGAACGGCGAGCAGGCGCGGATTACCCGAGAGTTCTGCCAGGTCGTCGGCGTCACACCTATCAAGTTTCACGATCTGAGAGCGACGTTTATCACCAACTTACTGGCCCGAGGCGAATCCTTGGCGCGTGTGATGTCCATCGTTGGGCATCACCAGCTCAAGACCACGAACGGCTATCTACGAAAAGCCGGGGTGGAGGTTCAAGGCGGTACAGATAAGCTGGGTTATAAACTTCCGCAGGTCGGTGAAGCCCAAATCCTGAGTTTGCGGCAGCGGGGCTGAAACGCCTTGCTTCCCGATGCTTCTCGCGATACCGATTGTTAAAGTTTTCGCGGGGTTGGGCGCAACCCATCCCCGCAACCAATCCCTACGATAAAATACTTTTCAAACTTCTCGTTGTGAACCTGATCGGGGGGCATGGCGGCGAAGCCTGCTTTTGTTGGTCTTTGGATTTTCTAAAGCATGCCAAGTCCACAGGCTCTGTACCTGTGGACTTGGACTGTTGATTGGATTGGAGGGCCAGCACTTCTGCTTGGACCGGATGACAATGAATGTCGATCCCGTCAGGGCGAAACACCAGACGGTCAATTAACTGTGCGAAGTAGCTTTTTCTGAAGTGATGTGGTCGCCAATCTTTACGGGAGGAGGTCCCATGTACAAAGCAATGCGAGCTGCTTACCTTGTGCAAGCGGACCCACAAACGACAGCTCCAGTACAAAAGAGAATCATGGCCGCCGAAGTCATTGGCCAATCTGAGAGGACGATTTAATATCCGATCCGAACATCAAAGACGTATGTCTTGACGGCAAATCTACGCAACTTATGGAACGGCAAGGAAATTCAGCAGTTGATTTTATCATTGATACCAGCTGCCAATTTGCCATTGTCATTCCTTCCTTCGTGGCGGATCAAATTGGTCTCGACGAATCGACATTGGTTCAGACGTTCGGGGTCAGCAATGCCGATGGCTCGACGGTCGAAGCGCCCACTCTCAAAGTGCTTCTCGTCATCAACGGTATTCCGATTATAACGACTGCAGCCATTTCTGGAGCGACTGGAGAGAAGGCGTTGGTCGGCGCCGAGCTATTGTCTTTGTTTGATTTGCAAATCCGCGAAGATTCTTGCCGGCTGTAGCGAGAAACAAAATTTTCTGAGCATTTTCTAATAAGCGAGGTGATGATTCGCTTATGGGCGAGAGAAAAGAGATCCGTGTCACCACTTTTATCGACGAATACACCCAATGCGAGTTGCACGCGACGTTCGAAAATCGTGAGCCAATCATTCAAACGGTCAACATCGTCGGTGACTGCGTCGTCACCATGGATGACCTCGATGACGAGGGCAAAGAATTTTTTGAACGAGACTCGGCGATTGATGGAAAAAAAGCAAAAAATCATGACCGGTGCTCAGGCAATCAAGCTGTCAGTTTGGCGAAATTCCTTAAGCTGCGAAAAGATCGGGAGCTGCCCGGGTACCCTAAAGATTGGGGCTAAGAAAAGGGACCTGTCTCGGAATCGAACCGAGGTATCCCCTTCACAAACCATCAAAGCTAATCCTCGATCGCTTATGGAGGGGGCGTTTTTCCACTAAAACTAACAGGTCATAACTTTTTTAAGAGCCAACTTTAAAATGCGGGATTCCTTGATATCAATATTGAATCTGGATTGAGCTTCTAGAATAAGCGCACTCTCAAGCCTTTTAGCATTATTTTTAAATTTACTGAATTTTGGTTTCGCAATGAGATCAGAGATCTTTTCTTCCGAAGGTGCTCCTAGGCGCGAGAGCTGTAATCCAATTTCCTTTGCTGATTTGGTAAAAAGAAAAAAATCGTCAACGTTCAGTTGATTGTAGGAGCTTGGAGATGACCTAGTTTTGTAAAAGCTCTGAATTTTTTCCTGATAGATACCTATTTTAGAGAACCCCTGATCGACCAGTTTCTTGCTCTTATCGTCATTGTGCATGAAATGGTTTCGCACGACCCTATAATACTCAACTACTGCAAGATGCTCAGGACCAATGGCTTTACTAGAGCCATTGGGCAGTCCTTTTATATTTTTTAGGGTATTCGAAATCAGTGTTTCGCCATCTTCCTTGGGAGTCCATGTATCCCAGTAGCCTTTGAATTCTTCTTTATAGTCACCTAGAAAAACTTCGAAAGCTTGATACACGGACAATATGTACAGCCCTGACATACGATGCAGAGTTTCTAAAAAAGAGTCGGAGCGAACATTGATTCCAACTTCACGAGCCATTTTTTCAACATAAACAGCAGGATCTTCTTTACGCTCAGCTTCTTTCAGAAAGTGTCGAAGTGCTACTTCATTTACTTCGATATAGGCATCATATTTCCCAAGACTTGTCTTCATGTCCTTGAAACTTTGAAATACAAATTCTAAACCCATGTCTGCGAGCTCCTGCAGTTTGAAACTACTTGCGTTTTGGTTAATAGCTTTTGCACGAGGATGGATCCCTTGCTTCGAGAAGAGTTCGGATAACAAACGGCCGCCAACAGTAGGACTGACGTAAAGATCACTATTCTCACGCCATCAGTTTCGTGGTGGCTCGCGTCCCTGTCCAGAGCCAAATGGGATTGGCCTCAGTCCCAATCTCCTAAATCTGAAAAACGAATTCATTTTCCTTCGGCCACTCGGGTGTGCCGTCGACGCGGTAGCCTCTCAGCCACAAGATTTGGTCGCGGTTTCTCACGTAGAAACCGGCGGGGTCGGCCTC contains:
- a CDS encoding helix-turn-helix transcriptional regulator; amino-acid sequence: MAETKHPECVQFGQRLRILRKQKGYSQEGFALHAEVHRTYLGGLERGERNPTLTVLVKIARALGVPTSRLLQGVGGGDDA
- a CDS encoding sigma-70 family RNA polymerase sigma factor — protein: MTEGIRRQGFKNNQHQIDCWNSYLSLFDTLRRESLISWESYWRRAEAMQESVWGETSSGLSHAEKRLVHEAIAKLTTREQQVIHLIFWQDLSLSQVAERLQVTKSTTQTLKRRAIQKLRKLLSYDPRIVRDLKSSEIPIEVPKHLDTIAS
- a CDS encoding helix-turn-helix domain-containing protein, which translates into the protein MVSNIYELKSSAIFDNRREREWLTTKEAAHFLAVSPNALRIMVHRNQIEAYKIGRRLRFKLKDCQALFQKKGA
- a CDS encoding site-specific integrase, with product MAIRTYIENEKKLYEVYVNGRNSRGARVQRKRNGIETLRKAEQVEFELKRELAVLREEKVPLRFGEWFDECMRQMKIDKRPSTVDNYQSQIRKWVLPHWRDTEMRAITRADVHEMIFEKCAAIRTPNNRKTVLKLVKRLFEMAVDEGVIDRTPCAGIQVKASEVEQKVLTTSEAEKFLREAALADHRFYPMWALALMTGMRSGEMFALRWSDVDLDSRIIHVTRQWTSKNGYGPTKTQKSRIVPISDDLLSFLKGLKLKRGAEESVLPRFPEWENGEQARITREFCQVVGVTPIKFHDLRATFITNLLARGESLARVMSIVGHHQLKTTNGYLRKAGVEVQGGTDKLGYKLPQVGEAQILSLRQRG
- a CDS encoding Dam family site-specific DNA-(adenine-N6)-methyltransferase — translated: MSIETKQLDFGLRSSVEPEFRAEPFIKWAGGKQALVSQLLPHFPKTYKRYLEPFIGGGAVFFSLRHPVAVISDQNEWLIDTYEAIRDDWKAVATKLERLPNTKEDFLRIRAISPKTLDLVTRAAHFVYLNKTCFRGLFRVNQKGQFNVPYGAYDRRYFDPDNFRAVSKALAGTTILRGDFEGAVIGCEEGDFIYFDPPYYKLGGYADFNRYTAGQFREKDQVRLAALCNELTERGVKWALSNSDTPFIRAIYKQYRLEPVRARREINLNSQDRDVAELLVLNY
- a CDS encoding site-specific DNA-methyltransferase: MTHRVFVMDNRELERLEDQSVHLTVTSPPYVTTKFERDQEFDYDGFIKHFSKVCEQIFRVTVPGGRFALNVADIITKYRYTDDDTITRLPFGSDTLQVAQQAGFRLLERFIWDKGFTRNFGGPLLGSYPYPLTIFNQNYFEYIWVLQKPGKRRVKQEVREKSKFALEEWRSWTQQWWRVESISEKFKHHPAIFPVEIPYRIIRMYSYEGDTILDPYMGTGASMIAANRCNRRFVGFEIDPQCPILIEKRLDFDLQPLLETRPQYEVIQ